A genomic stretch from Aedes albopictus strain Foshan chromosome 2, AalbF5, whole genome shotgun sequence includes:
- the LOC109408133 gene encoding mite group 2 allergen Gly d 2.02-like translates to MFKFFLVFALVPAMALAAVNFRVCTNKAPTPTSLAVNDCSGDNCVLVARKPLYALASGIVSRVNSRTATTRIVARFLGMDLGFRTPPELTNACEGGIMGGCPIVAGKAFNYAIVDDSLEVPAVNMPVEIEVSLTGDGGAALGCVRFNARIAKK, encoded by the exons ATGTTCAAGTTCTTCTTGGTTTTTGCTCTGGTGCCAGCCATGGCCCTTGCTGCGGTGAACTTCCGTGTCT GTACCAACAAAGCTCCAACGCCCACCTCCCTGGCTGTGAACGACTGCTCCGGTGACAATTGCGTCCTGGTTGCCCGGAAACCACTGTACGCCCTGGCCAGTGGCATTGTCAGCCGCGTCAACAGCAGGACGGCCACCACCCGAATCGTTGCCCGGTTTCTCGGTATGGACCTCGGTTTCCGAACGCCTCCGGAGCTGACCAATGCTTGCGAGGGTGGAATCATGGGTGGCTGTCCGATCGTTGCCGGCAAGGCCTTCAACTACGCGATAGTTGACGATTCTCTGGAAGTTCCGGCGGTCAACATGCCTGTGGAAATTGAAGTCAGTCTAACCGGTGATGGTGGTGCTGCTTTGGGTTGCGTTCGTTTCAATGCACGAATTGCGAAAAAGtag
- the LOC109419016 gene encoding uncharacterized protein LOC109419016, which yields MFKLFLFVVLVPALVLANVNFRPCPNRAPTPSRLRVNDCFGDKCVLVARKPLNAQASGITSRYDSATATTRIIARFLGKDVGYRIRPELSNACNGGIEGGCPVVAGNTYDFVLIDEVLEVPAINIPVEIEVSVTGDGGVVLGCVRFNARIARG from the exons ATGTTCAAGTTGTTTCTATTTGTTGTCCTAGTGCCAGCCTTGGTCCTGGCCAACGTGAACTTCCGTCCTT GTCCAAACAGGGCTCCAACGCCATCCCGATTGAGGGTGAATGACTGCTTCGGTGACAAATGTGTCCTGGTTGCCCGAAAACCTCTGAATGCTCAGGCCAGTGGAATTACTAGCCGCTATGACAGCGCGACGGCCACCACCCGAATCATTGCTCGATTTCTTGGCAAGGACGTCGGTTACAGAATTCGACCGGAGTTGTCCAATGCATGCAATGGAGGAATCGAAGGTGGCTGTCCGGTTGTTGCTGGGAATACGTATGATTTCGTTCTGATTGATGAGGTGCTGGAGGTTCCGGCGATTAACATACCAGTCGAAATCGAAGTCAGTGTAACCGGAGATGGTGGTGTGGTGTTGGGCTGTGTTAGGTTCAATGCCAGAATTGCGAGAGGTTGA